Proteins from one Cyclopterus lumpus isolate fCycLum1 chromosome 11, fCycLum1.pri, whole genome shotgun sequence genomic window:
- the mllt11 gene encoding protein AF1q isoform X1 codes for MQKSKSQYESFLFWRQPIPALDLSQLEDLGLTGGPPANSIKGKDKSSSVRNEEGEMTEFSSSNYWRAPIADVDALMADLNLLL; via the exons ATGCAGAAGTCAAAGAGCCAGTACGAGTCCTTCCTGTTCTGGAGGCAGCCAATCCCCGCCCTCGACCTGTCGCAGCTGGAGGACCTCGGCTTGACGGGCGGGCCGCCGGCCAATAGCATCAAAGGAAAGGACAAGTCGTCCTCAGTAAggaatgaggag ggtGAGATGACTGAGTTTTCCTCTAGTAATTATTGGAGAGCTCCGATCGCCGATGTGGACGCTCTGATGGCCGACCTCAACCTGCTGCTCTGA
- the mllt11 gene encoding protein AF1q isoform X3, with amino-acid sequence MQKSKSQYESFLFWRQPIPALDLSQLEDLGLTGGPPANSIKGKDKSSSGEMTEFSSSNYWRAPIADVDALMADLNLLL; translated from the exons ATGCAGAAGTCAAAGAGCCAGTACGAGTCCTTCCTGTTCTGGAGGCAGCCAATCCCCGCCCTCGACCTGTCGCAGCTGGAGGACCTCGGCTTGACGGGCGGGCCGCCGGCCAATAGCATCAAAGGAAAGGACAAGTCGTCCTCA ggtGAGATGACTGAGTTTTCCTCTAGTAATTATTGGAGAGCTCCGATCGCCGATGTGGACGCTCTGATGGCCGACCTCAACCTGCTGCTCTGA